One Vigna unguiculata cultivar IT97K-499-35 chromosome 7, ASM411807v1, whole genome shotgun sequence genomic region harbors:
- the LOC114192067 gene encoding F-box/LRR-repeat protein 17-like translates to MQVTAALPPAHGGDAATDGKRGKRRGSYNCGRCGLPKKGHNCTIKTPVSASITTAPPDSSLSVVSVPSSAASGLRHPSSSLRRALSFDDLDEGGSGFDPSEQEERVDADLFSETDPDLDLDAESCGLPVNLLWDVMRRLPPAGLLSAAKVCRGWRETAKRIWRAAEELKLRVPVNVTVGFVASMLQKCPGIVRLSLRMESDFDSTMLACVAFSCPNLESMEISTFDAATIRINGDELGRFVADKKSLKSLKMEGCSNLGCFFLCSSSLSTLWLSDLHSLSKMVFNCPQLREISLEFSCQENDSTDLTTMIEGLGRSCPRLQNIHIASERLSHSAVLALTAAQLRGLRMLSLVLGSEITDASVAAISSSYPNLELLDLSGSSVSDSGISMICNVFPDTLKRLLLAVCPNVTSSGIQFATFQLPLLEIMDCGMTICDPNLQNPAADENNCKLQKTSVSNVHLINQKLIIKHSRLRKLSFWGCTGLDALYLNCPRLIDLNLNSCTNLHPGRLLLQCPTLENVHASGCQDMLIGAIQSQVRDASYAATENHSPSKRLPDGSKRVQVPHLLSEESPEPEKKRRRIDRQHCNVLRG, encoded by the exons ATGCAGGTCACCGCCGCGCTCCCACCGGCCCATGGCGGAGACGCCGCCACTGACGGCAAGCGTGGCAAAAGGCGTGGCAGTTACAACTGTGGTCGCTGTGGTCTTCCCAAAAAAGGTCACAACTGCACCATCAAGACTCCTGTGTCTGCTTCCATCACTACTGCCCCTCCTGATTCTTCTCTCTCCGTTGTATCCGTTCCTTCCTCTGCTGCATCTGGCCTCCGGCATCCTTCCTCTAGTCTCCGTCGCGCTCTGTCGTTTGACGATCTTGATGAAGGCGGTTCTGGATTCGATCCGTCCGAACAGGAAGAAAGAGTGGATGCAGATTTGTTTTCTGAAACCGATCCTGATCTGGATCTGGATGCGGAGTCGTGTGGACTGCCGGTGAATCTTCTGTGGGATGTGATGAGGAGGCTGCCGCCGGCGGGGCTGCTGTCCGCCGCGAAGGTGTGCCGTGGGTGGAGGGAGACGGCGAAGAGGATATGGAGAGCGGCTGAGGAGTTGAAACTTAGGGTTCCCGTCAACGTTACAGTTGGGTTTGTTGCCTCGATGTTGCAGAAATGTCCTGGGATTGTGAGACTCTCGCTTAGAATGGAGAG TGATTTTGATTCAACTATGCTGGCTTGCGTCGCTTTTTCATGTCCTAATCTTGAGAGTATGGAAATCTCCACATTCGATGCTGCAACCATTAGGATTAATGG GGATGAACTAGGCCGGTTTGTTGCTGATAAAAAAAGTCTCAAAAGCCTCAAGATGGAAGGATGTTCTAACTTGGGGTGTTTTTTCCTCTGTTCGTCAAGTCTTTCTACACTCTGGCTATCAGATTTGCACTCTCTGTCTAAAATG GTATTTAATTGTCCCCAATTGAGGGAGATTTCCTTGGAGTTTTCTTGCCAAGAAAATGATAGTACAGATCTCACCACTATGATTGAAGGCTTGGGGAGAAGTTGCCCGAGATTGCAAAACATACATATAGCTTCAGAACGGCTTTCACACTCTGCTGTGCTAGCTCTTACTGCTGCTCAGTTGAG GGGGCTGCGAATGCTTTCTCTTGTTCTTGGGTCTGAAATCACTGATGCATCTGTTGCTGCAATTTCCTCAAGCTATCCAAATCTTGAACTGCTTGATCTCAGTGG ATCTAGTGTTAGTGACAGTGGCATTAGTATGATTTGCAATGTGTTCCCTGATACCCTGAAAAGACTCCTTCTTGCTGTTTGCCCCAACGTGACTTCAA GTGGTATTCAGTTTGCGACATTTCAGTTGCCGCTCCTTGAAATCATGGACTGTGGCATGACCATATGTGATCCTAATTTGCAAAATCCAGCTGCTGACGAAAACAACTGCAAATTACAGAAAACATCTGTCTCTAATGTACACCTTATAAACCAGAAACTAATTATCAAACACAGCCGTTTAAGGAAACTCAGTTTCTGGGGCTGCACAGGCTTAGAC GCCCTGTATTTAAACTGCCCACGACTCATTGATCTGAATCTGAATTCTTGTACAAATTTGCATCCAG GAAGACTTTTGCTCCAGTGCCCCACTTTGGAAAATGTGCATGCATCAGGTTGTCAGGATATGTTAATAGGCGCCATACAGAGTCAG GTTCGCGATGCTTCTTATGCTGCTACGGAAAACCATTCACCTTCTAAACGTCTACCTGATGGCTCCAAAAGGGTTCAGGTTCCACATTTACTCAGCGAGGAG TCCCCTGAACCTGAAAAAAAACGGAGGAGGATCGATAGACAGCATTGTAATGTGCTTCGGGGCTGA